The proteins below come from a single Zea mays cultivar B73 chromosome 8, Zm-B73-REFERENCE-NAM-5.0, whole genome shotgun sequence genomic window:
- the LOC103636081 gene encoding uncharacterized protein isoform X1 gives MGSLDKGGAAAAAGRYKRVPGPALRAGFVGGARKVRARSRLARFLLSEKVDYLQWIVGATAFFFVVIVFVAFLPELGVFERPRLTLPSRRAGEGRVGGGGGIEGRSGLVMWEAGVASQFQPTRLREKWASERREEAKSLAELGTPVTRLGARKPRLAMVFGDLYPSAMQLQMVSVASVLEAMGYEMKVFSLEDGPCGNIWRAIGVPVSILPEDTNLPISVDWLDYDGILVNSIEARPVFSSLLHEPFKSIPVIWTVHEHSLAHRAKEYNASGMIQLINAWKDVFSRANVIVFPNYILPVMYAAFDSGNYFVIPGPPSEAFSYHEDVRISLGLSPKDFLIAIVGTPFSYGDNLMEEALVLQAVSPLLRRYHSENSAQSELKVKIFTGNITEKHRMALESVALSVGFPRGAAEHVAAEDKDILLRTADLVIYYSCLEEQLFPSVLVEAMSLEKLVIAPDLGIIRKHIDDGVNGLLFPRKNVGMLAQVLLQAVSNGKVSISGQKIASAGKAHAKNLMASETIEGYAVLLENVVKFPTDALHPLTVDEIPLALKKEWKWHLFEDVKHLHHMNTSLSSYKILKKLEQEWHRNQMENSSLSTTKISDTFSAIAWEEQRANEVMDIKRKMEEDELKDRNDQPHGTWEEVYRNVKRVDRLKNELHERDDKELERTGQPLCIYEPFFGEGTWPFLHQSSLYRGVGLSSKGRRPGADDIDASSRLPLLNNVYYRDILGEFGAFFALANRIDRIHKNSWIGFQSWRGTARKANLSNNAEFAILEAVQSQKHGDSFYFWVRMDQDPRNHTYKDFWSFCDAINAGNCRLAVLEAFQRMYGVHLDHDLDSLLHMPNDGDTWSVMQSWVLPTRSFLEFVMFSRMFVDALDAQMYDKHHQTGHCILSLHKDRHCYSRVLELIVNVWAFHSARRMVYVNPQTGAMQEQHHLSGRRGQMSVQFFSYTTLKSMDEELAEEFDLDHPDRRWLWPQTGEVFWQGLYQRERIMRQQEKERRKQQSREKIQRIKNRARQKTLGKYIKPPPDDTGGSNDTTSVDL, from the exons ATGGGCTCCCTCGACAAGggaggagcggcggcggcggcggggaggtACAAGCGCGTTCCGGGCCCAGCGCTGCGGGCTGGCTTCGTCGGCGGCGCGCGGAAGGTGCGGGCGAGATCCAGGCTCGCGCGCTTCCTGCTGTCCGAGAAGGTGGACTATCTCCAGTGGATAGTCGGCGCCACCGCCTTCTTCTTCGTCGTCATCGTCTTCGTCGCGTTTCTCCCGGAGTTGGGCGTCTTCGAGCGGCCCAGGCTGACGCTCCCTTCGCGCCGCGCGGGAGAGGGACGCGTCGGAGGCGGAGGCGGGATTGAGGGCCGCAGCGGCCTCGTCATGTGGGAGGCGGGCGTGGCGTCCCAGTTCCAGCCGACCAGGCTGAGGGAGAAATGGGCGAGTGAGCGGAGGGAGGAGGCCAAGAGCTTGGCGGAGCTCGGGACGCCCGTAACGAGGCTCGGGGCACGGAAGCCGCGGCTTGCCATG GTGTTCGGTGACCTGTATCCCAGCGCAATGCAGCTTCAGATGGTCAGCGTCGCTTCGGTTCTGGAGGCCATGGGCTACGAAATGAAG GTTTTCTCACTTGAGGATGGCCCATGTGGAAATATCTGGAGAGCCATTGGAGTACCAGTGAGCATACTACCTGAGGACACAAACTTACCTATTTCAGTAGATTGGTTAGA CTATGATGGCATACTTGTTAATTCTATTGAGGCAAGACCAGTATTCTCAAG TCTTCTGCACGAGCCTTTCAAATCCATACCTGTAATTTGGACTGTTCATGAACATTCTCTTGCCCATCGTGCTAAAGAATATAATGCAAGTGGAATGATTCAGCTCATAAATGCTTGGAAAGATGTATTCAGCAGGGCAAATGTTATAGTTTTCCCAAACTATATATTACCG GTGATGTATGCTGCATTTGATTCTGGTAACTATTTCGTGATTCCAGGCCCCCCCTCAGAAGCATTTAGTTACCATGAAGATGTGAGGATCAGTTTGGGCTTGAGTCCCAAAGATTTTTTGATTGCTATTGTTGGTACTCCGTTTTCATATGGTGATAATTTGATGGAAGAGGCACTTGTCTTGCAAGCAGTAAGTCCTTTGTTACGGAGATATCACTCTGAGAATAGCGCACAATCTGAATTGAAAGTAAAGATCTTCACTGGGAACATAACTGAGAAGCATAGGATGGCCCTTGAG TCTGTTGCTCTAAGTGTTGGCTTCCCAAGAGGTGCAGCGGAGCATGTTGCTGCTGAAGATAAGGACATCCTCCTTCGTACAGCTGACCTTGTTATATATTATTCTTGTCTTGAGGAGCAATTATTCCCCAGTGTGCTAGTCGAAGCTATGAGTCTTGAGAAGCTGGTTATAGCTCCAGACCTTGGAATTATTAGAAAACAT ATCGATGATGGAGTAAACGGACTTCTTTTTCCAAGAAAGAATGTTGGCATGTTAGCTCAAGTTCTTCTTCAAGCAGTGTCGAACGGTAAAGTGTCTATTTCAGGGCAAAAAATTGCTTCAGCTGGGAAGGCCCATGCCAAGAATCTTATGGCTTCTGAGACCATTGAAGGCTATGCTGTGCTATTGGAAAATGTTGTCAAGTTCCCCACTGATGCATTACACCCTTTAACTGTTGATGAGATACCTTTAGCTCTGAAAAAGGAGTGGAAATGGCACCTATTTGAGGATGTGAAGCATTTACACCATATGAATACGAGTTTGTCTAGCTACAAGATACTCAAGAAACTAGAGCAGGAGTGGCATAGAAACCAAATGGAGAACTCTTCTTTGAGTACAACAAAGATCAGTGACACATTCTCTGCAATTGCCTGGGAAGAACAGAGAGCAAATGAGGTTATGGACATCAAAAGAAAAATGGAGGAAGACGAG TTGAAGGACAGGAATGACCAACCTCATGGAACATGGGAGGAGGTGTACAGAAATGTGAAAAGGGTAGATAGGTTAAAAAATGAATTGCATGAAAGAGATGACAAGGAGCTTGAGCGGACAGGTCAGCCACTTTGTATATATGAGCCTTTTTTCGGGGAGGGGACCTGGCCATTTCTGCACCAGAGCTCTCTTTATCGTGGAGTTGGCCTG TCTTCAAAAGGTCGAAGACCAGGAGCAGATGATATTGATGCTTCTTCTCGTCTTCCACTTCTCAACAATGTTTACTACAGAGATATTCTTGGTGAATTTGGAGCTTTCTTTGCTCTTGCCAACAGAATTGACCGAATACACAAAAATTCTTGGATAGGGTTTCAGTCCTGGAGAGGTACAGCAAGAAAG GCAAACTTATCAAACAATGCCGAATTTGCAATCTTAGAAGCTGTTCAATCTCAAAAGCATGGAGATTCCTTCTATTTTTGGGTTCGGATGGATCAAGATCCAAGAAACCACACATATAAAGATTTTTGGTCCTTCTGTGATGCGATCAATGCTGGGAACTGCAG GTTAGCTGTTTTGGAGGCCTTCCAAAGGATGTATGGTGTACACCTTGATCATGACCTGGATTCTCTGTTACATATGCCTAATGATGGAGACACATGGTCTGTGATGCAAAGTTGGGTTTTGCCTACACGGTCATTCCTAGAATTTGTTATGTTTTCAAG AATGTTTGTTGATGCACTGGATGCACAAATGTACGACAAACACCATCAAACTGGGCATTGCATCTTGAGTCTTCACAAG GACCGGCACTGCTACTCTCGTGTCCTGGAGTTGATTGTGAATGTTTGGGCATTCCACAGTGCACGACGGATGGTCTATGTTAATCCTCAGACTGGTGCAATGCAGGAGCAGCACCATCTCAGTGGCAGGAGAGGTCAAATGTCAGTGCAGTTTTTCTCCTACACCACTCTGAAGAGCATGGACGAGGAGCTTGCAGAAGAGTTTGACTTGGATCATCCGGACAGGAGGTGGCTCTGGCCACAAACTGGAGAGGTCTTCTGGCAGGGTCTCTATCAGAGGGAGCGGATCATGCGGCAGCAGGAGAAGGAGCGGCGGAAGCAGCAGAGCAGAGAGAAGATCCAGAGAATCAAGAATAGAGCTCGGCAAAAGACGCTGGGAAAGTATATAAAGCCACCGCCTGATGATACAGGTGGCTCGAACGATACAACATCAGTAGATTTGTAG
- the LOC103636081 gene encoding uncharacterized protein isoform X2, translating into MGSLDKGGAAAAAGRYKRVPGPALRAGFVGGARKVRARSRLARFLLSEKVDYLQWIVGATAFFFVVIVFVAFLPELGVFERPRLTLPSRRAGEGRVGGGGGIEGRSGLVMWEAGVASQFQPTRLREKWASERREEAKSLAELGTPVTRLGARKPRLAMVFGDLYPSAMQLQMVSVASVLEAMGYEMKVFSLEDGPCGNIWRAIGVPVSILPEDTNLPISVDWLEFICIISAAMMAYLLILLRQDQYSQGPPSEAFSYHEDVRISLGLSPKDFLIAIVGTPFSYGDNLMEEALVLQAVSPLLRRYHSENSAQSELKVKIFTGNITEKHRMALESVALSVGFPRGAAEHVAAEDKDILLRTADLVIYYSCLEEQLFPSVLVEAMSLEKLVIAPDLGIIRKHIDDGVNGLLFPRKNVGMLAQVLLQAVSNGKVSISGQKIASAGKAHAKNLMASETIEGYAVLLENVVKFPTDALHPLTVDEIPLALKKEWKWHLFEDVKHLHHMNTSLSSYKILKKLEQEWHRNQMENSSLSTTKISDTFSAIAWEEQRANEVMDIKRKMEEDELKDRNDQPHGTWEEVYRNVKRVDRLKNELHERDDKELERTGQPLCIYEPFFGEGTWPFLHQSSLYRGVGLSSKGRRPGADDIDASSRLPLLNNVYYRDILGEFGAFFALANRIDRIHKNSWIGFQSWRGTARKANLSNNAEFAILEAVQSQKHGDSFYFWVRMDQDPRNHTYKDFWSFCDAINAGNCRLAVLEAFQRMYGVHLDHDLDSLLHMPNDGDTWSVMQSWVLPTRSFLEFVMFSRMFVDALDAQMYDKHHQTGHCILSLHKDRHCYSRVLELIVNVWAFHSARRMVYVNPQTGAMQEQHHLSGRRGQMSVQFFSYTTLKSMDEELAEEFDLDHPDRRWLWPQTGEVFWQGLYQRERIMRQQEKERRKQQSREKIQRIKNRARQKTLGKYIKPPPDDTGGSNDTTSVDL; encoded by the exons ATGGGCTCCCTCGACAAGggaggagcggcggcggcggcggggaggtACAAGCGCGTTCCGGGCCCAGCGCTGCGGGCTGGCTTCGTCGGCGGCGCGCGGAAGGTGCGGGCGAGATCCAGGCTCGCGCGCTTCCTGCTGTCCGAGAAGGTGGACTATCTCCAGTGGATAGTCGGCGCCACCGCCTTCTTCTTCGTCGTCATCGTCTTCGTCGCGTTTCTCCCGGAGTTGGGCGTCTTCGAGCGGCCCAGGCTGACGCTCCCTTCGCGCCGCGCGGGAGAGGGACGCGTCGGAGGCGGAGGCGGGATTGAGGGCCGCAGCGGCCTCGTCATGTGGGAGGCGGGCGTGGCGTCCCAGTTCCAGCCGACCAGGCTGAGGGAGAAATGGGCGAGTGAGCGGAGGGAGGAGGCCAAGAGCTTGGCGGAGCTCGGGACGCCCGTAACGAGGCTCGGGGCACGGAAGCCGCGGCTTGCCATG GTGTTCGGTGACCTGTATCCCAGCGCAATGCAGCTTCAGATGGTCAGCGTCGCTTCGGTTCTGGAGGCCATGGGCTACGAAATGAAG GTTTTCTCACTTGAGGATGGCCCATGTGGAAATATCTGGAGAGCCATTGGAGTACCAGTGAGCATACTACCTGAGGACACAAACTTACCTATTTCAGTAGATTGGTTAGA GTTTATTTGCATTATTTCTGCAGCTATGATGGCATACTTGTTAATTCTATTGAGGCAAGACCAGTATTCTCAAG GCCCCCCCTCAGAAGCATTTAGTTACCATGAAGATGTGAGGATCAGTTTGGGCTTGAGTCCCAAAGATTTTTTGATTGCTATTGTTGGTACTCCGTTTTCATATGGTGATAATTTGATGGAAGAGGCACTTGTCTTGCAAGCAGTAAGTCCTTTGTTACGGAGATATCACTCTGAGAATAGCGCACAATCTGAATTGAAAGTAAAGATCTTCACTGGGAACATAACTGAGAAGCATAGGATGGCCCTTGAG TCTGTTGCTCTAAGTGTTGGCTTCCCAAGAGGTGCAGCGGAGCATGTTGCTGCTGAAGATAAGGACATCCTCCTTCGTACAGCTGACCTTGTTATATATTATTCTTGTCTTGAGGAGCAATTATTCCCCAGTGTGCTAGTCGAAGCTATGAGTCTTGAGAAGCTGGTTATAGCTCCAGACCTTGGAATTATTAGAAAACAT ATCGATGATGGAGTAAACGGACTTCTTTTTCCAAGAAAGAATGTTGGCATGTTAGCTCAAGTTCTTCTTCAAGCAGTGTCGAACGGTAAAGTGTCTATTTCAGGGCAAAAAATTGCTTCAGCTGGGAAGGCCCATGCCAAGAATCTTATGGCTTCTGAGACCATTGAAGGCTATGCTGTGCTATTGGAAAATGTTGTCAAGTTCCCCACTGATGCATTACACCCTTTAACTGTTGATGAGATACCTTTAGCTCTGAAAAAGGAGTGGAAATGGCACCTATTTGAGGATGTGAAGCATTTACACCATATGAATACGAGTTTGTCTAGCTACAAGATACTCAAGAAACTAGAGCAGGAGTGGCATAGAAACCAAATGGAGAACTCTTCTTTGAGTACAACAAAGATCAGTGACACATTCTCTGCAATTGCCTGGGAAGAACAGAGAGCAAATGAGGTTATGGACATCAAAAGAAAAATGGAGGAAGACGAG TTGAAGGACAGGAATGACCAACCTCATGGAACATGGGAGGAGGTGTACAGAAATGTGAAAAGGGTAGATAGGTTAAAAAATGAATTGCATGAAAGAGATGACAAGGAGCTTGAGCGGACAGGTCAGCCACTTTGTATATATGAGCCTTTTTTCGGGGAGGGGACCTGGCCATTTCTGCACCAGAGCTCTCTTTATCGTGGAGTTGGCCTG TCTTCAAAAGGTCGAAGACCAGGAGCAGATGATATTGATGCTTCTTCTCGTCTTCCACTTCTCAACAATGTTTACTACAGAGATATTCTTGGTGAATTTGGAGCTTTCTTTGCTCTTGCCAACAGAATTGACCGAATACACAAAAATTCTTGGATAGGGTTTCAGTCCTGGAGAGGTACAGCAAGAAAG GCAAACTTATCAAACAATGCCGAATTTGCAATCTTAGAAGCTGTTCAATCTCAAAAGCATGGAGATTCCTTCTATTTTTGGGTTCGGATGGATCAAGATCCAAGAAACCACACATATAAAGATTTTTGGTCCTTCTGTGATGCGATCAATGCTGGGAACTGCAG GTTAGCTGTTTTGGAGGCCTTCCAAAGGATGTATGGTGTACACCTTGATCATGACCTGGATTCTCTGTTACATATGCCTAATGATGGAGACACATGGTCTGTGATGCAAAGTTGGGTTTTGCCTACACGGTCATTCCTAGAATTTGTTATGTTTTCAAG AATGTTTGTTGATGCACTGGATGCACAAATGTACGACAAACACCATCAAACTGGGCATTGCATCTTGAGTCTTCACAAG GACCGGCACTGCTACTCTCGTGTCCTGGAGTTGATTGTGAATGTTTGGGCATTCCACAGTGCACGACGGATGGTCTATGTTAATCCTCAGACTGGTGCAATGCAGGAGCAGCACCATCTCAGTGGCAGGAGAGGTCAAATGTCAGTGCAGTTTTTCTCCTACACCACTCTGAAGAGCATGGACGAGGAGCTTGCAGAAGAGTTTGACTTGGATCATCCGGACAGGAGGTGGCTCTGGCCACAAACTGGAGAGGTCTTCTGGCAGGGTCTCTATCAGAGGGAGCGGATCATGCGGCAGCAGGAGAAGGAGCGGCGGAAGCAGCAGAGCAGAGAGAAGATCCAGAGAATCAAGAATAGAGCTCGGCAAAAGACGCTGGGAAAGTATATAAAGCCACCGCCTGATGATACAGGTGGCTCGAACGATACAACATCAGTAGATTTGTAG
- the LOC103636081 gene encoding uncharacterized protein isoform X3 — MGSLDKGGAAAAAGRYKRVPGPALRAGFVGGARKVRARSRLARFLLSEKVDYLQWIVGATAFFFVVIVFVAFLPELGVFERPRLTLPSRRAGEGRVGGGGGIEGRSGLVMWEAGVASQFQPTRLREKWASERREEAKSLAELGTPVTRLGARKPRLAMVFGDLYPSAMQLQMVSVASVLEAMGYEMKVFSLEDGPCGNIWRAIGVPVSILPEDTNLPISVDWLDYDGILVNSIEARPVFSSLLHEPFKSIPVIWTVHEHSLAHRAKEYNASGMIQLINAWKDVFSRANVIVFPNYILPVMYAAFDSGNYFVIPGPPSEAFSYHEDVRISLGLSPKDFLIAIVGTPFSYGDNLMEEALVLQAVSPLLRRYHSENSAQSELKVKIFTGNITEKHRMALESVALSVGFPRGAAEHVAAEDKDILLRTADLVIYYSCLEEQLFPSVLVEAMSLEKLVIAPDLGIIRKHIDDGVNGLLFPRKNVGMLAQVLLQAVSNGKVSISGQKIASAGKAHAKNLMASETIEGYAVLLENVVKFPTDALHPLTVDEIPLALKKEWKWHLFEDVKHLHHMNTSLSSYKILKKLEQEWHRNQMENSSLSTTKISDTFSAIAWEEQRANEVMDIKRKMEEDELKDRNDQPHGTWEEVYRNVKRVDRLKNELHERDDKELERTGQPLCIYEPFFGEGTWPFLHQSSLYRGVGLSSKGRRPGADDIDASSRLPLLNNVYYRDILGEFGAFFALANRIDRIHKNSWIGFQSWRGTARKANLSNNAEFAILEAVQSQKHGDSFYFWVRMDQDPRNHTYKDFWSFCDAINAGNCRLAVLEAFQRMYGVHLDHDLDSLLHMPNDGDTWSVMQSWVLPTRSFLEFVMFSRTGTATLVSWS; from the exons ATGGGCTCCCTCGACAAGggaggagcggcggcggcggcggggaggtACAAGCGCGTTCCGGGCCCAGCGCTGCGGGCTGGCTTCGTCGGCGGCGCGCGGAAGGTGCGGGCGAGATCCAGGCTCGCGCGCTTCCTGCTGTCCGAGAAGGTGGACTATCTCCAGTGGATAGTCGGCGCCACCGCCTTCTTCTTCGTCGTCATCGTCTTCGTCGCGTTTCTCCCGGAGTTGGGCGTCTTCGAGCGGCCCAGGCTGACGCTCCCTTCGCGCCGCGCGGGAGAGGGACGCGTCGGAGGCGGAGGCGGGATTGAGGGCCGCAGCGGCCTCGTCATGTGGGAGGCGGGCGTGGCGTCCCAGTTCCAGCCGACCAGGCTGAGGGAGAAATGGGCGAGTGAGCGGAGGGAGGAGGCCAAGAGCTTGGCGGAGCTCGGGACGCCCGTAACGAGGCTCGGGGCACGGAAGCCGCGGCTTGCCATG GTGTTCGGTGACCTGTATCCCAGCGCAATGCAGCTTCAGATGGTCAGCGTCGCTTCGGTTCTGGAGGCCATGGGCTACGAAATGAAG GTTTTCTCACTTGAGGATGGCCCATGTGGAAATATCTGGAGAGCCATTGGAGTACCAGTGAGCATACTACCTGAGGACACAAACTTACCTATTTCAGTAGATTGGTTAGA CTATGATGGCATACTTGTTAATTCTATTGAGGCAAGACCAGTATTCTCAAG TCTTCTGCACGAGCCTTTCAAATCCATACCTGTAATTTGGACTGTTCATGAACATTCTCTTGCCCATCGTGCTAAAGAATATAATGCAAGTGGAATGATTCAGCTCATAAATGCTTGGAAAGATGTATTCAGCAGGGCAAATGTTATAGTTTTCCCAAACTATATATTACCG GTGATGTATGCTGCATTTGATTCTGGTAACTATTTCGTGATTCCAGGCCCCCCCTCAGAAGCATTTAGTTACCATGAAGATGTGAGGATCAGTTTGGGCTTGAGTCCCAAAGATTTTTTGATTGCTATTGTTGGTACTCCGTTTTCATATGGTGATAATTTGATGGAAGAGGCACTTGTCTTGCAAGCAGTAAGTCCTTTGTTACGGAGATATCACTCTGAGAATAGCGCACAATCTGAATTGAAAGTAAAGATCTTCACTGGGAACATAACTGAGAAGCATAGGATGGCCCTTGAG TCTGTTGCTCTAAGTGTTGGCTTCCCAAGAGGTGCAGCGGAGCATGTTGCTGCTGAAGATAAGGACATCCTCCTTCGTACAGCTGACCTTGTTATATATTATTCTTGTCTTGAGGAGCAATTATTCCCCAGTGTGCTAGTCGAAGCTATGAGTCTTGAGAAGCTGGTTATAGCTCCAGACCTTGGAATTATTAGAAAACAT ATCGATGATGGAGTAAACGGACTTCTTTTTCCAAGAAAGAATGTTGGCATGTTAGCTCAAGTTCTTCTTCAAGCAGTGTCGAACGGTAAAGTGTCTATTTCAGGGCAAAAAATTGCTTCAGCTGGGAAGGCCCATGCCAAGAATCTTATGGCTTCTGAGACCATTGAAGGCTATGCTGTGCTATTGGAAAATGTTGTCAAGTTCCCCACTGATGCATTACACCCTTTAACTGTTGATGAGATACCTTTAGCTCTGAAAAAGGAGTGGAAATGGCACCTATTTGAGGATGTGAAGCATTTACACCATATGAATACGAGTTTGTCTAGCTACAAGATACTCAAGAAACTAGAGCAGGAGTGGCATAGAAACCAAATGGAGAACTCTTCTTTGAGTACAACAAAGATCAGTGACACATTCTCTGCAATTGCCTGGGAAGAACAGAGAGCAAATGAGGTTATGGACATCAAAAGAAAAATGGAGGAAGACGAG TTGAAGGACAGGAATGACCAACCTCATGGAACATGGGAGGAGGTGTACAGAAATGTGAAAAGGGTAGATAGGTTAAAAAATGAATTGCATGAAAGAGATGACAAGGAGCTTGAGCGGACAGGTCAGCCACTTTGTATATATGAGCCTTTTTTCGGGGAGGGGACCTGGCCATTTCTGCACCAGAGCTCTCTTTATCGTGGAGTTGGCCTG TCTTCAAAAGGTCGAAGACCAGGAGCAGATGATATTGATGCTTCTTCTCGTCTTCCACTTCTCAACAATGTTTACTACAGAGATATTCTTGGTGAATTTGGAGCTTTCTTTGCTCTTGCCAACAGAATTGACCGAATACACAAAAATTCTTGGATAGGGTTTCAGTCCTGGAGAGGTACAGCAAGAAAG GCAAACTTATCAAACAATGCCGAATTTGCAATCTTAGAAGCTGTTCAATCTCAAAAGCATGGAGATTCCTTCTATTTTTGGGTTCGGATGGATCAAGATCCAAGAAACCACACATATAAAGATTTTTGGTCCTTCTGTGATGCGATCAATGCTGGGAACTGCAG GTTAGCTGTTTTGGAGGCCTTCCAAAGGATGTATGGTGTACACCTTGATCATGACCTGGATTCTCTGTTACATATGCCTAATGATGGAGACACATGGTCTGTGATGCAAAGTTGGGTTTTGCCTACACGGTCATTCCTAGAATTTGTTATGTTTTCAAG GACCGGCACTGCTACTCTCGTGTCCTGGAGTTGA